One Mugil cephalus isolate CIBA_MC_2020 chromosome 17, CIBA_Mcephalus_1.1, whole genome shotgun sequence genomic window, ttcagtgtgaaaaaaaaaaggaataaactGTAGATGTAGCTTTAATTTatcctgaaatgtgttttattttaataactgtcAAACTATTAaagaaacacatacacacatttgcaGCTTTTACTTTTATAGGCACTACACAGTTTAATAACTCACCATTTTCCTCCCAGGTGATAGATTTTAAGTCAAAGACAGTGAAGTCATACGACTCCATGGGCCAGAGACATGATGACATCTGTAGTCTTTTACTGTGAgtccacttttttcttttattctcccGTTgtctttatgtatatatatatgtgtctatGTGTGCGTGTAAATGTACTCATTTGTCCCATtacataataaattaaaatatgtttaactTTCCAGACTGTACCTTAAAGAGGagcacaaagcaaagaaagacaGGGAGCTGGACAGTGTTAAATGGACGGTTGGGAGTTTGCGGCCCGGTGTAAGTACAACCGTGATGCGTGACGTTAACGATTTTACAACAATTAGTCGCTCACTGTGAACTTAATGACTTTGTGTTTTGCGTTTAGGAAATTCCTCAGCAGAAAAATGGAAGCGACTGTGGAGTTTTTGCCTGTAAATACGCTGACTATATTGCAAAAGGAAAGCCTCTCACCTTTAAACAGGTATGTCATTTATACCCATTTAAAAGGAGTCTGTGGagttttcatgtaaacaaaccaAAGTCAAACATATactcagctttatttatttggtaccaGGCTTGTTTGTCCCTGACTGTTAAAATCTTGAGCAGGAATGTCAGTTTCATAAGAGGCTCGTTTATGTAAAAATTGCTTCATAGCATTATTACATTAGAGATTATGCTACAGAACACtcgttatttattatataaattagAAATAACATTCTCCCTCTTGCTTTACAGTGCCACATGCCTCTCTTCAGGAAGTTAATGATGTGGGAAATCCTCAATCAGAAGCTGCTCTAAAGGAATCGCAATAAACTCAATTAACAAGAGacttttgtccacacaactgacGTTTGTGTGTAGCGACTACATgttgaagataaaaaaaagggcCAAAGAAGAGGACTTGCTTCTCTCATCTGGAGAAGTCAAACACTAGTCTTAAGAACTCAATATGTCTTTGACCTGCGAGCGACATATTAACAATTTGTATTCTCTGAGTTGTAATTAGAGACGTTTATGGGATGATGTAAGAAGCATTTGTCTTACACAAACTTTGGCACTACTGACTGAATGGCTTTTTATTGACTTtggattgtatttttttttttatttttttctgtttgaagtACTGCCTGAAGTGCCTTCAGCCCCTGCAGCTTAGAGCATGCTTTTGTCTTTTGGTATGTTACTTTATTTACAACTTATCATCAATTCTGAAGAGTTTGGATCTGAATTCATTCAACCGGATTGTTGCAGGTCAATGATATGGGGGGGTGTAGTTTGCAGTGGTCAACAGAGTGGAGGGCAAATGATTACAATTACATTTAATTGTGACACTCAATCTTTGTGTGACACGTGGACAAATAAAATACCTCCTCTCCGAACCcatttagacaaaaaaaaaaaaaatgcatgattGAGTGCTTGTTGTGGgaacatgtttctattatttatgaCTCGACTGGATGAGAAAGTGTTTTTGGAGTGTGTGTATATCTCTTGCTCCGTGAGTAAAGTACTGATTGTCCCATATTTGTTACCATGAAGCGCTCTTAGACCTGTGAATCTATTCAACGAGCATACTGGAAGAGGCTGTTTAGGGCTGTTAACAAAGACTCAGTTTATAGTGTACCCTAAAGCAAACTactgtgcacacatgcatgtgtgtgtccgtgtttaaaaatgtgattttatttttattttttatttttttgcccccGCATTAAAGTATTAATTTTTAACAGAAGTGTGGTGTATTAATTAAGTCACCCAGCAACTCTTGAGGGATCATCTACAGAAGTTTTACTGTCATTGTCTGGTGATTaacaacaaaatacaatttGCCAGcgataaaaatagaaattataGCAGCATTAAGATAAAAGCTATAGCagctatacacaataaaataaagcatataCAATAGTagcacacaaatgaatgtaatTGGTTAGGGGGAAAATAGCATTTTAAACAGTAAACAATTAAACAGTAGTGAAATTCTATGGtgtaaatgtgcacatttggtctaaaaatatatttggcATCCAAAGTTAAAGTAGTAATGGGGCAGTTCAGCTCTTTTCTGAGAGCTGGCTCCCAAAGAAGAGTTGactcttttgtttatttagtatTGTTTACAGTCTAATATTTTAGCCCAAAACAGCAAATACACATGGTTTGTGAACTGATTAAGAGTCTTTGCATTCCTTGTTTTTATGAGAAGCCTAATAATTATCTCATTTTCACAACAAATGGTGGTTAGTTGGATCTCACTCGAAGGGATTCGGCTCTTCTGATTCACTGCCTAAGACTGTTAAAATGTTGTAATATATACTAGTGTGCCTAATAACCTGGAAAGTGAGGGCGTAAAGCAAATAACTCCCACAATATATGGCAGTGCTCTAGTGCATATACTAGTACACATTAGTGCAGACCCTTAGCAGACCTCACTGCTTAGCTGACGTACAGATCCCCAGAAATGAAACAGCTCGCTGCAGTGGCGCAGTGCGGtgatacagacatttgtgtgactTGTGTTTGATGAAATTTCAGCGTAATCtctgcaaaatacaaaacactgaCCTCGCGTTCCCCATGAGTCAGTTACAGATGGTACCGCTGGTTTCTATGTCAACTTTATTCTACACattgtatttcaactttttcgtggcatttcaactttttttctcgacattttgccttttttctcgatattgtatttcgactttaaTCTTGACATTgtgtttcaacttttttcttgacaAACTCTCctgtcattttcacttttgacacttttctcaacattttgtttttacttttttcctcaacatttccactttttttcctcaacattgtatttccacatttttattgacatttagGCTTTAATCTTGACATTAcgtttcaacttttttcttgacaAACTTTTTTCTcgacattttcactttttatgaCATTGTTTTGGaacttttttcttgacatttagacttttttctaaacattttatttctacttttttcctcaacattgtatttccacatttttattgacatttagaCTTTAATCTTGACGTTATATTTCCACTTTTTAGTCgacatttcaactttttttcttgacagTTGAACTTTTTTCGacactgtatttcatttttttttcacaatgtatttccacttttttttttcgatatttactttttttatttccacctttttcttgacattttgacttttctctctctcttttttttcatcatggcCTTAATACTCTTCCATATCGACCGTGATGAGTTCTTCTGCTCTTCTGATTCACCACCAAGTATCGGCTCTTAGACCAATGACACATCGCTCCGATAGAAGTGAAACCAGAGCCCAGTTCAGCTCAAACCCGTTTGAAACTCGGCAGAAGTTAAGTCTTTAGTGACACATTTTACGCATCTGCTGTTTTGTCACTTTAATAATGAGCGACAGCGAGAGAGAATTCAGGGATCAGGTGAGTTGcgattagaaaataaaataaatttaagctAGCTATggttagctagcttagcttcTGCTTAGCCTCATAGATCagaggattttatttatatatatacatatataaatatatatgtatatatattaccTGAAGTTTCTGGCGTTTTATGTGCGCATAGGtaaaagatgaagagaaatgtTACTGTAAAAGCATTGTTAATGTGGAAAAACGAGAAGGCCTGCTAAGCTAAAACTGACGAGAGAAGTGGCCCCCATAGGTCAGGTTACTTTCCTTATTTATTACTAAACCTTATATGtagatatataatataaaatattagcTATCTTGTCAGCTTTGTGtcagtaaatggttttatttgctAACTTGCATTATGTGAACCCGTTCAGCTGTTtaatctgtgttgtttttcttgttttgtttgtgttttgtttcttcgtACCTTTTGgttttgcaatttttttatatatataacagaaGCCAACATGCCTTATCACCcttgtttgttctttgttaAGGTTGAGgttggaagaaagaaaaggcggAAGACGTGTCAGATGTGAAGTTGTTATTGTTTGAAGCTGATGGTGTTGATGCATGCTAATGtgttggatggatggaaaagAAGCAAATCAAGATCTGTCCCCACTGCTAGTGTTGTAATGGCAGATGGTAGatgggggaagaggaggaaaaaagaagtcATAAGgtcaaacagaagaaagaagagatggagggtTGTTATGAAGTTAAAGAAGTTATGAAGTTAAGATCAGAAGTTGACCAGGGTATGAGTGATTTCCTAACAGCCTCCTATGTTATTGCTCTGTTTCATCCTGTTACTTTTTCTAAAGCATGCGTAAACTTTTCTCCCTTTCTGCATCAGACCTCACTGTTCAATCCCTCCATTCTTTTAATATACATTCTTGTTCAGTCTGTACTTAAGCTAAATCATTTCTATTTGAAATATGTGTTGCAATATATGATTTTTAATTACATATTTGGTGTCAAACCTGCTAAGCATCATATTGTGGTGAACTCCTTCTGAAAGGGGGCGAACACTGTCACCCCCAGgccctgtttttgttgttgttgttgttgttgttttgttttgtttttcttacacaAAGGTTTTAATGAGTGTTTCTGATCTCGGTGTCTGGTCTGTCCAGGACTCACGGGCCGGCTCAAGGAGCGCTTCCCCTCGCGGCTCGGCAAAATCCACCAGCCGTTCGCCGGCGCGCTCCAAAGGTAGCTCTCAccggtccaggtccagatctCGTTCTCGGTCTAGATCCAAGTCTAGGTGAGATGTGCATTTGAAGCGTTTTCAATACTGGATGCGACACGTAGACTTGCAGACTATATTTCTGAAGGAGCCCGGTGCAAATTAAGtgataggttttttttttgttttttttttcaggtctcGGTCCCACCGAAGCTCCCGCAGGCACTACTCCCGTTCTCGTTCGCGCTCCCATCACCACCGCTCCAGGAGCCGGTCTCGTAGCTCAGAGTACCACCATCGTCGGAGCCACAGCCGCTCCCCCATGTCAAACCGTCGCAGACATATTGGCAACAGGGTATCCTGCttcttctatatttttttttggagttccttacttaaaaataagtttttagATTGAGAAATTGCATAGTGATTTTTACAGGTTTTCCTCATAATATTTTCCCTCTGCTCTCAAAGGCCAACCCGGACCCCAACAACTGTCTTGGCGTGTTTGGTCTGAGCCTGTACACAACCGAGAGGGACTTGAGGGAGGTGTTCTCAAAATACGGCCCACTGAGTGACGTTAACATTGTGTATGACCAGCAGTCACGACGCTCGAGAGGGTTCGCCTTCGTCTACTTTGAAAACTGTGAAGACTCCAAGGAGGTGGGGAGGATAGAGAGATTCGTTTACAGTTTTAGTCAAGTTGActttttattgtatattatgCAGTATTCAATTTTA contains:
- the LOC125023201 gene encoding transformer-2 protein homolog alpha-like isoform X2 produces the protein MSDSEREFRDQDSRAGSRSASPRGSAKSTSRSPARSKGSSHRSRSRSRSRSRSKSRSRSHRSSRRHYSRSRSRSHHHRSRSRSRSSEYHHRRSHSRSPMSNRRRHIGNRANPDPNNCLGVFGLSLYTTERDLREVFSKYGPLSDVNIVYDQQSRRSRGFAFVYFENCEDSKEAKERANGMELDGRRIRVDFSITKRAHTPTPGIYMGRPTYGGGGGGGGGGSSSSSGGSSRRVSRDYDRSYDRGYDRGYDRDYDRYDDREYRSYRRRSPSPYYSRGYRSRSRSRSYSPRHY
- the LOC125023201 gene encoding transformer-2 protein homolog alpha-like isoform X1, which codes for MSVSDLGVWSVQDSRAGSRSASPRGSAKSTSRSPARSKGSSHRSRSRSRSRSRSKSRSRSHRSSRRHYSRSRSRSHHHRSRSRSRSSEYHHRRSHSRSPMSNRRRHIGNRANPDPNNCLGVFGLSLYTTERDLREVFSKYGPLSDVNIVYDQQSRRSRGFAFVYFENCEDSKEAKERANGMELDGRRIRVDFSITKRAHTPTPGIYMGRPTYGGGGGGGGGGSSSSSGGSSRRVSRDYDRSYDRGYDRGYDRDYDRYDDREYRSYRRRSPSPYYSRGYRSRSRSRSYSPRHY